From the Streptomyces sp. Tu 2975 genome, one window contains:
- a CDS encoding PD-(D/E)XK motif protein, producing the protein MIDESVWQELEAHQQTPGRSTRRLHADSPHDIHVSVTHPALRRMLLLGTDARTADAVRQEIQGLPATRGLQLNLSSVSGNHYELQVMLTDDELTEVFTPLVSDIAEVVRDAPTTETAAEAAVRRYVRWQQLLRSVSREGLSRQARCGLFGELHFLLEYVLPAVDQRIAVSSWTGPRQTNQDFQLPGAAVEVKATTARSPQTVQIASERQLDTADSTSLVLAHVVLDDRQRGLGMSLNALVDEIRALLTSPSASQRFESLLVQAGYLPNQRDLYDHDRYTLRRSEFWTVGKGFPRITEAQLPPGVGNCTYTIDVSALAAHSVTAETVLDLIRGTHG; encoded by the coding sequence GTGATCGACGAGAGTGTGTGGCAGGAGCTGGAGGCCCACCAACAGACCCCGGGCAGGTCCACCCGACGGCTCCACGCCGACTCCCCGCACGACATCCACGTATCGGTGACGCATCCCGCCCTCCGGCGGATGCTGCTGCTCGGCACCGACGCCAGGACCGCTGACGCCGTACGCCAGGAGATCCAGGGGCTGCCGGCCACCCGTGGTCTGCAGCTGAACCTGTCATCGGTGTCCGGCAACCACTACGAGCTCCAAGTCATGCTCACCGACGACGAACTCACGGAGGTGTTCACCCCTCTCGTCTCCGACATCGCAGAGGTGGTGCGGGACGCACCGACAACCGAGACGGCGGCAGAGGCGGCAGTTCGCCGCTACGTCCGGTGGCAGCAGCTCCTACGCTCCGTGTCGCGCGAGGGTCTGTCCCGACAGGCCCGGTGCGGCCTCTTCGGCGAACTCCACTTCCTCCTTGAGTACGTACTGCCGGCTGTCGACCAACGCATAGCTGTCAGCTCCTGGACCGGACCGCGGCAGACAAACCAGGACTTCCAGCTGCCCGGTGCCGCGGTGGAGGTGAAGGCGACAACGGCCCGTTCTCCCCAGACAGTCCAGATCGCGAGCGAGCGGCAGTTGGACACGGCCGACTCAACGTCCCTCGTCCTAGCCCACGTCGTCCTCGACGACCGGCAGCGGGGGCTCGGTATGAGTCTGAACGCCTTGGTGGACGAGATACGGGCCCTTCTGACCTCACCGTCCGCTTCCCAGCGCTTCGAGAGCTTGCTGGTCCAGGCTGGCTATCTGCCGAACCAGCGTGACCTCTACGATCACGATCGCTACACCCTGCGCCGCAGCGAGTTCTGGACTGTAGGGAAGGGGTTCCCCCGGATCACCGAGGCCCAACTGCCGCCCGGGGTCGGCAATTGCACCTACACAATCGACGTGTCGGCCTTGGCCGCCCACAGCGTGACCGCCGAGACAGTGCTTGACCTGATCCGAGGAACCCATGGCTGA
- a CDS encoding Z1 domain-containing protein, with protein sequence MSTTPEDSLEKAEQTAVMLLPGDRQATPAEVDFAVNTAVSILAAQGITVERGQVRKVLEARASVFQADSSAMKDDEGHVPWLADAKADRKWDFWDRYRRYLLSVAKLPPQVVRRLDQSTDDVLGELEDPQREGTWRRTGLVIGQVQSGKTGQFIGLAAKAADAGYRLIVVFAGIHNDLRSQTQLRIDEGLLGFDTQYQFRSDDDAHRHIGVGAMSHGKRLKAASLTTSHEKGDFARKTAVSANVPVGSVPVVLVVKKNRRIIDNLRDWVIDNHGVEDPETGRMVVPDLPLFVIDDEADNAGVNTSKDPDTNPSAINKAIRRLVNSFTKASYVGYTATPFANIYINPDTDHDELGPDLFPESFIRTLRAPSNYLGPERLFGLQTDGDEEDIEPLPLIKHIKDTDLWVPDKHKSYHRVPDFLPESLQRAIRSFVLTCAARRARGQVAVHNSMLVHVTRFTAVQQQVRDQIDAHVRLLFDVLQDRFSSAREELEEELRQLWDEDFVPCTEDMNGDRLDWEDVELHLHAALAKVTVMAVNGAAKDALQYYERRETGLSVIAVGGEKLSRGLTLEGLSVSYYLRASKTYDTLLQMGRWFGYRPRYEDLCRLYTTRTLQRQYAEITAATDELRRDVEEMSAVGLTPREYGLKVRTSSLGLGITASNKMRQGTRVRLSYSGELPETTIFDLSEKAVRNNYELLESFVARLDALSSGKVDERSGSITWSGVSASVVTEGFLDSYVTDRQAQRVRPAFIAEYVRQCAKQGELGNWTIRLASRLPGGKEVGIAGHSVGLITRGHSKASDVVRGRYTIKRVLSPTDELCDLTDEQKKRALEATKEAAKGKLNRKGESLDPDTPRGRPLRHQRRPDQPLLLLYPLSPAEVAKSPEAPEPAAPGNPEQAAPVNPEPPAPLVGFAISFPFSHQQLKTEYVVNDIWFKQDMEFDDFEDEE encoded by the coding sequence GTGAGCACCACCCCCGAAGACAGCCTCGAGAAGGCCGAGCAGACCGCGGTGATGCTCTTGCCAGGTGACCGCCAGGCAACGCCCGCCGAGGTGGACTTCGCCGTGAACACCGCGGTCAGCATCCTCGCTGCCCAGGGGATCACCGTGGAGCGGGGCCAGGTGCGGAAGGTACTCGAGGCCCGGGCCTCCGTGTTCCAGGCTGATTCCTCCGCAATGAAGGACGACGAGGGACACGTGCCCTGGCTTGCCGACGCGAAGGCCGATCGGAAGTGGGACTTCTGGGACCGATACCGGCGCTACCTCCTGAGCGTCGCCAAGCTACCGCCGCAGGTCGTGCGTCGACTCGACCAGAGCACCGACGACGTTCTCGGTGAGCTGGAAGACCCCCAGCGGGAAGGCACTTGGCGCCGGACCGGGCTCGTGATCGGGCAAGTCCAGTCCGGCAAGACGGGGCAGTTCATCGGGCTGGCCGCCAAGGCAGCCGACGCCGGCTACCGGCTCATCGTGGTGTTCGCCGGAATCCACAACGACCTGCGCAGCCAGACTCAGCTCCGTATTGACGAAGGGCTCCTCGGGTTCGACACCCAGTACCAGTTCCGCTCGGACGACGACGCACATCGTCATATCGGTGTTGGCGCGATGTCACATGGCAAGCGTTTGAAGGCCGCGTCGCTCACCACCAGTCATGAGAAGGGGGATTTCGCCCGGAAGACAGCGGTCTCCGCGAACGTACCGGTGGGCAGTGTTCCGGTGGTCCTCGTCGTCAAGAAGAACCGTCGGATCATCGACAACCTCCGGGACTGGGTGATCGACAACCACGGCGTGGAGGACCCGGAGACCGGCCGGATGGTCGTTCCCGACCTCCCCTTGTTCGTGATCGACGACGAGGCCGACAACGCAGGCGTGAACACCTCCAAGGACCCCGACACCAACCCGTCGGCGATCAACAAGGCCATCAGGCGGTTGGTCAACAGCTTCACGAAGGCCTCCTACGTCGGCTACACCGCGACCCCCTTCGCGAACATCTACATCAATCCCGACACCGACCACGACGAGCTGGGCCCCGACCTCTTCCCGGAGAGTTTCATCCGCACACTGCGGGCGCCGTCCAACTACCTTGGTCCCGAGCGTCTCTTCGGTCTGCAGACCGACGGAGACGAGGAGGACATCGAGCCGCTGCCGCTCATAAAGCACATCAAGGACACGGACCTCTGGGTGCCCGACAAGCACAAGTCCTACCACCGGGTTCCCGACTTCCTGCCCGAGTCGCTGCAGCGCGCCATCCGGTCCTTCGTCCTGACCTGCGCGGCACGTCGAGCACGGGGGCAGGTCGCCGTCCACAACTCCATGCTGGTGCACGTCACCCGCTTCACCGCCGTACAGCAGCAAGTCCGCGACCAGATCGACGCCCACGTACGACTACTCTTTGACGTCCTCCAAGACCGGTTCAGCAGTGCCCGCGAAGAACTCGAGGAAGAACTGCGCCAGCTGTGGGATGAGGACTTCGTCCCCTGCACCGAGGACATGAACGGGGACAGGCTCGACTGGGAGGACGTCGAACTCCACCTCCACGCCGCCCTCGCGAAGGTCACCGTGATGGCCGTCAACGGTGCCGCGAAGGACGCCCTCCAGTACTACGAGCGCCGGGAGACCGGCCTGTCGGTCATCGCCGTAGGCGGCGAGAAACTCTCCCGCGGTTTGACCCTCGAAGGGCTGTCGGTCAGCTACTACCTGCGTGCCTCCAAGACGTACGACACCCTGCTGCAGATGGGGCGTTGGTTCGGCTACCGCCCCCGTTACGAGGATCTGTGTCGGCTGTACACGACTCGTACCCTGCAGCGCCAGTACGCGGAGATCACAGCAGCGACCGACGAACTCCGGCGTGACGTCGAGGAGATGTCCGCGGTGGGACTCACCCCCCGCGAGTACGGCCTCAAGGTCAGGACCTCGTCGCTTGGCCTCGGCATCACGGCCTCCAACAAGATGAGGCAGGGCACGCGTGTCCGCCTGAGCTACTCCGGTGAGCTTCCCGAGACGACCATCTTCGATCTTTCCGAGAAGGCGGTTCGTAACAACTACGAGCTCCTCGAGTCGTTCGTCGCGCGCCTCGACGCGCTCTCCTCTGGGAAGGTGGACGAGCGAAGCGGGAGCATCACCTGGAGCGGCGTCTCCGCCTCGGTCGTCACCGAGGGGTTCCTCGACTCCTACGTGACCGACCGGCAGGCCCAGCGGGTGCGGCCAGCCTTCATCGCGGAGTACGTACGCCAGTGCGCCAAGCAGGGTGAGCTGGGCAACTGGACGATCCGCCTCGCCAGCCGACTGCCCGGTGGAAAGGAGGTCGGGATTGCAGGTCATTCCGTCGGCCTCATCACCCGCGGCCACTCCAAGGCCTCGGATGTCGTTCGCGGCCGCTACACGATCAAGCGCGTACTCAGCCCCACCGACGAACTCTGCGACCTGACCGACGAGCAGAAGAAGCGTGCGCTGGAGGCCACGAAAGAGGCCGCGAAGGGAAAGCTCAACAGGAAGGGTGAATCGCTCGACCCCGATACCCCACGCGGTCGGCCTCTCCGTCACCAGCGCCGGCCTGACCAGCCATTGCTTCTGTTGTATCCACTCAGCCCGGCCGAGGTGGCCAAGTCGCCGGAGGCCCCGGAGCCAGCCGCTCCCGGGAACCCCGAACAGGCCGCTCCGGTGAACCCCGAGCCTCCCGCTCCGCTGGTCGGGTTCGCCATCAGCTTCCCGTTCTCCCACCAACAATTGAAGACCGAGTACGTGGTGAACGACATCTGGTTCAAGCAGGACATGGAGTTCGACGACTTCGAGGACGAAGAGTGA
- a CDS encoding AIPR family protein, with protein sequence MAEHDLYEYSRALVADIQALTDADDGSNPNTFTQYVFEILEEAGVSSDAALAYYSSRGLEIYGYGLPGDGSSLDLYTTDFSLTPLSSKLTKAESDGLFRRLFAFLGKHGAIRPHQVDNTDVHDMCVGAEKALPNVPKIRLFALSNRVSTTSAPEPTEFQGIPVSYELWDLARLHRHETSGSIGEPIKVTFAHPLPCLAAHSEEPNYSVVLAVIPGRQLAELYKEHRTRLLELNVRSFLQARGAVNKGIRETLLNAPGKFLAYNNGVTATASDVDFETDEAGSPVAIRSMTGLQIVNGGQTTASLHHVLTRDKKDLDGVHVQMKLTIVDPAYLSEIVPKISQYSNTQNKVTLVDFSSNHEFHVAFERVSRSLWAPAADGSGQETRWFYERARGQYTDKSAEYETRAAQRKFKLITPTRQRLSKSDLATFVHSWEQLPYWVSRGAQKNFAHFMERIEKSDPVVDVQYCKRAIATALLFQAADRIARTHSAGSHKRLITTYTVARLSLAAEKRIDLDRIWNEQGTTDALRDALDELCPLIMETVISADRHVSEWAKKPDCWDEVSRIPWTLPDVLAAELTAEPFEIASPESTESDEAEAAVEDIPSEEWQALADWAREGRVLRAVDRQVADRVAQRLSQGRRVTGAQARQAMEVYEEALRHGFHPVPVDLDHETA encoded by the coding sequence ATGGCTGAGCACGATCTCTACGAGTACTCCCGCGCGCTGGTTGCAGACATCCAGGCGCTGACGGACGCTGACGACGGGTCGAACCCGAACACCTTCACCCAGTACGTGTTCGAGATCCTCGAGGAAGCTGGGGTCTCCAGCGACGCAGCACTCGCCTACTACTCCTCCCGGGGACTGGAAATCTACGGCTATGGCCTGCCCGGGGACGGGTCCAGCCTCGACCTCTACACCACGGACTTCAGCCTGACCCCGTTGAGTAGCAAGCTGACGAAGGCCGAGTCCGACGGGCTCTTCCGCAGACTGTTCGCGTTCCTAGGGAAGCACGGGGCTATCCGTCCCCATCAGGTGGACAACACCGACGTGCACGACATGTGCGTCGGAGCGGAAAAGGCATTGCCGAACGTTCCGAAGATCCGCCTCTTCGCCCTGAGCAACCGCGTCAGCACGACGAGCGCCCCGGAGCCCACGGAATTCCAGGGAATCCCCGTCTCCTACGAGCTCTGGGACCTCGCGCGGCTCCACAGGCACGAGACCTCCGGGAGCATCGGCGAGCCCATTAAGGTCACCTTCGCGCATCCCCTTCCCTGCCTTGCGGCTCACAGCGAGGAGCCGAACTACTCGGTCGTCCTGGCCGTGATTCCGGGTCGGCAGTTGGCCGAGCTGTACAAGGAGCACCGGACCCGGCTGCTCGAACTCAACGTCCGGTCATTCCTCCAGGCCCGCGGTGCCGTCAACAAGGGCATACGCGAAACTCTGCTGAACGCGCCGGGCAAGTTCCTCGCCTACAACAACGGTGTGACGGCCACCGCTTCGGACGTGGACTTCGAGACCGACGAGGCCGGCAGCCCCGTCGCCATCAGGAGCATGACCGGCCTCCAGATCGTCAACGGCGGCCAGACCACCGCCTCGCTGCACCACGTCCTGACCCGTGACAAGAAGGACCTGGATGGGGTCCACGTCCAGATGAAGCTCACGATCGTCGATCCCGCGTACTTGTCCGAGATCGTTCCGAAGATCTCCCAGTACTCCAACACCCAAAACAAGGTGACGCTGGTCGACTTCAGTTCGAACCACGAGTTCCACGTCGCCTTCGAGCGTGTCTCCCGCAGCCTGTGGGCTCCTGCTGCCGACGGCAGCGGCCAGGAGACGCGATGGTTCTACGAGCGGGCCCGAGGCCAGTACACCGACAAGTCCGCCGAGTACGAGACCCGCGCGGCCCAGCGGAAGTTCAAGCTGATCACGCCGACGCGGCAGAGATTGAGCAAGTCCGACCTTGCCACCTTCGTGCACTCCTGGGAACAGCTCCCGTACTGGGTGAGCCGCGGCGCCCAGAAGAACTTCGCCCACTTCATGGAGCGGATCGAGAAGTCCGATCCGGTCGTGGACGTGCAGTACTGTAAGCGCGCCATAGCCACCGCCCTCCTTTTCCAGGCTGCCGACCGGATCGCCCGTACACACTCGGCTGGCAGCCACAAACGGCTGATCACGACCTATACGGTCGCCCGGCTCTCGCTCGCCGCCGAGAAGCGGATCGACCTCGACAGGATCTGGAACGAGCAGGGCACCACGGACGCCCTGAGGGACGCCCTCGACGAACTCTGTCCCCTGATCATGGAGACGGTGATCTCCGCCGACCGGCACGTGTCGGAGTGGGCGAAGAAGCCCGACTGCTGGGACGAAGTGTCCCGCATCCCGTGGACACTCCCCGATGTCCTGGCCGCCGAGCTCACGGCCGAGCCCTTCGAGATCGCCTCCCCCGAGAGCACCGAGTCCGACGAGGCCGAAGCTGCCGTCGAGGACATTCCCAGCGAGGAGTGGCAGGCTCTTGCAGACTGGGCACGCGAAGGTCGGGTCCTGCGCGCCGTGGACAGGCAGGTCGCCGACCGTGTCGCGCAGCGTCTGTCCCAGGGGCGACGAGTCACCGGGGCCCAAGCCCGACAGGCGATGGAGGTCTACGAAGAGGCCCTGCGCCATGGATTCCACCCCGTGCCCGTCGACCTCGACCACGAGACGGCGTGA
- a CDS encoding nuclease-related domain-containing protein, translating to MLEELTVTAWQYFGHDRLYVNLPDGTPIGWADRRTGGITVVHARYRDDVTDALARRAPELLTRAEPQVFVHPGALADTDTDTDGDGDTYADVYADGDTYADVYGDGDAYPRGDAYGDGDTYPRGEAYADAVGPAAAGGATEAHRTVVAPPAASAWGLPEPAGTGPSAGHGPGDRLPRLTPENDLASRRPGATLRANSSSGDSAAPDSGRLERLSSRLLRRRPMDEARRKELLGERRTGAELGRLTRHGWRVLHSIPLADGADIDHLLIGPGGVFTVRTEYHPQQSVRADDDTVRIDDGDPRPYIAECRAEAALVRKVLASYCDFPVRVQPVLVFVDAASLDVAATQTDVRVYRERQVSALAPLAGELTAHEADRIYDVARLAEVWQEV from the coding sequence CTGACGGTCACCGCTTGGCAGTACTTCGGGCACGACCGCCTGTACGTCAATCTGCCGGACGGGACGCCCATCGGCTGGGCGGACCGCAGGACCGGCGGCATCACCGTGGTCCACGCCCGCTACCGCGACGATGTGACCGACGCACTGGCCCGCAGAGCTCCCGAACTGCTGACCCGCGCCGAGCCGCAGGTATTCGTCCACCCGGGCGCTCTCGCCGACACCGACACCGACACCGACGGTGACGGTGACACGTACGCGGACGTGTACGCCGACGGTGACACGTACGCCGACGTGTACGGCGACGGTGACGCGTACCCCCGCGGTGACGCGTACGGCGACGGTGACACATACCCCCGCGGTGAGGCGTACGCCGACGCCGTCGGGCCTGCGGCGGCCGGCGGAGCCACCGAGGCGCACCGTACGGTCGTCGCGCCGCCTGCCGCTTCCGCGTGGGGCCTTCCCGAACCGGCGGGGACGGGCCCGTCCGCAGGCCACGGCCCGGGGGACCGGCTGCCCCGCCTGACCCCCGAGAACGACCTCGCCTCCCGCCGGCCCGGCGCGACGCTGCGAGCGAACTCCTCGTCCGGAGATTCCGCCGCCCCGGACTCCGGCCGGCTGGAACGCCTCAGTTCCCGACTCCTGCGCCGTCGCCCCATGGACGAGGCGCGTCGCAAGGAACTGCTCGGCGAGCGCCGGACCGGCGCCGAACTCGGCCGCCTCACCCGCCACGGCTGGCGCGTCCTGCACTCCATCCCGCTCGCCGACGGCGCGGACATCGACCATCTGCTGATCGGCCCGGGCGGCGTGTTCACGGTCCGGACCGAGTACCACCCGCAGCAGTCCGTACGGGCCGACGACGACACCGTCCGCATCGACGACGGCGACCCGCGCCCGTACATCGCCGAGTGCCGGGCCGAGGCCGCCCTCGTCCGGAAGGTCCTCGCGAGCTACTGCGACTTCCCGGTCCGCGTCCAGCCCGTGCTGGTTTTCGTGGACGCCGCGTCCCTCGACGTGGCGGCCACCCAGACCGACGTACGCGTCTACCGCGAACGCCAGGTGTCCGCCCTGGCCCCCTTGGCGGGCGAGCTCACCGCCCACGAGGCGGACCGCATCTACGACGTGGCCCGTCTGGCGGAGGTCTGGCAGGAGGTGTAG
- a CDS encoding DNA cytosine methyltransferase has translation MAKEEGAKNTYGVPLERSDYLKLEQHRHHCEPEGFRKWVQSGFGKGKRLAVDLFSGAGGLSLGLERAGWTTAAAVDFDERARETHAANFPGMSLCLDLGDDEQRGEFVQRILDSGAEIDIVAGGPPCQPFSRAGRSKIRHLVEYHSRDPHDIRKELWRAYVDVVERLHPRAVLMENVPDMGLGDDFSVIRIIEAKLESLGYVTQVRLVDAWNYRVPQHRKRLILLARRDGGGFPWGKPTKQTTLHDAIGDLPALNPKALESVGARVLDYDEKLEPGLSPFAKEMRRKAEAGVIHDHMTRRVRTDDFKIFTIMDSKTLYSELDEKLGDDEKEFQRYDAEQFTDKYKKLDWNELSRTITAHIAKDGYWYIHPEEPRTLTVREAARIQTFPDRFRFAGTRSDAFRQIGNAVPPLLGEAAARVLLPQDVPAGDEAADKWPKVREELTRWAKEQRAGKQWYQFPSGRKMKPLGALVMAVLAGSKLHPRQLANVMDDVAGHKELTQDVYLELLNAAPTAAVRKRLEARLGPVVDKAEVWVNADSVLDHSNVMGLKPAELALFRLLAGGDIMLVTQSALRVAARVQQNQSHLTNRLTEGRLNLIKLLGAGRDAPVRMAAIRFIGENLCRDKQPVCGSCPLSDYCPTRPQEDAGSAATFDAALTAG, from the coding sequence GTGGCGAAGGAAGAGGGGGCGAAAAACACCTATGGCGTGCCCTTGGAGCGGAGCGACTACCTCAAGCTGGAACAGCACAGGCACCACTGTGAGCCGGAAGGGTTCAGGAAATGGGTCCAGTCCGGTTTCGGAAAAGGTAAACGTCTGGCTGTTGACCTCTTCTCGGGCGCTGGTGGGCTGAGCCTCGGCCTCGAGCGGGCCGGCTGGACCACCGCTGCAGCCGTGGACTTCGATGAGCGGGCTCGCGAGACTCATGCAGCGAACTTCCCGGGAATGAGTCTTTGTCTCGACCTCGGAGACGACGAACAGCGAGGTGAGTTCGTCCAGCGAATCCTTGACTCCGGAGCCGAGATCGACATCGTGGCGGGAGGCCCTCCCTGTCAGCCGTTCAGTCGCGCCGGACGCAGCAAGATCCGGCACTTGGTCGAATACCACAGCCGTGACCCACACGATATCCGCAAGGAACTGTGGCGTGCCTATGTCGATGTGGTGGAGCGGCTCCATCCGCGTGCCGTCCTCATGGAGAACGTCCCTGACATGGGGCTCGGCGATGATTTCAGTGTGATCCGCATCATCGAAGCAAAGCTCGAGAGTCTTGGGTACGTAACTCAAGTGCGTCTCGTCGACGCATGGAACTATCGCGTTCCGCAGCACAGGAAGCGCCTGATCCTGCTCGCGCGTAGAGACGGTGGCGGCTTTCCGTGGGGTAAGCCGACGAAACAGACCACGCTTCACGATGCCATTGGCGACCTCCCTGCGCTCAATCCCAAGGCTTTGGAGTCGGTGGGCGCCCGAGTTCTCGACTACGACGAGAAGCTGGAGCCGGGGCTTTCTCCCTTCGCTAAGGAGATGCGCAGGAAAGCGGAGGCAGGTGTAATCCATGACCACATGACGAGGCGGGTCCGTACCGACGACTTCAAAATCTTCACCATCATGGATTCCAAAACCCTCTACTCCGAGCTTGACGAGAAGCTGGGAGACGACGAGAAGGAATTCCAGAGGTATGACGCGGAGCAGTTCACGGACAAGTACAAGAAGCTCGACTGGAACGAGTTGAGCCGCACCATCACTGCGCACATTGCCAAGGACGGCTATTGGTACATCCACCCTGAAGAGCCACGAACGCTGACCGTGCGTGAAGCTGCCAGGATTCAGACCTTCCCGGACCGCTTTCGGTTTGCGGGTACTCGAAGTGACGCCTTCCGGCAGATCGGCAATGCCGTTCCCCCGCTGCTGGGCGAAGCCGCAGCCCGAGTCCTCCTGCCGCAAGATGTTCCCGCGGGGGACGAGGCCGCGGATAAGTGGCCGAAGGTACGTGAGGAGCTCACCCGGTGGGCCAAGGAGCAGCGCGCTGGTAAGCAGTGGTACCAGTTCCCCAGCGGCCGGAAGATGAAGCCGCTCGGGGCTCTCGTCATGGCGGTGCTTGCGGGAAGCAAGCTGCACCCGAGGCAACTCGCTAACGTGATGGACGATGTCGCTGGACACAAGGAACTGACTCAGGACGTCTACCTCGAACTCCTAAACGCGGCGCCGACAGCAGCAGTCCGCAAGCGGCTGGAAGCGCGACTCGGTCCTGTTGTTGACAAGGCCGAGGTCTGGGTGAACGCGGACTCGGTCCTTGACCACAGCAACGTGATGGGGCTCAAGCCAGCTGAGCTCGCGTTGTTCAGGCTGTTGGCTGGCGGCGACATCATGCTGGTCACCCAGAGTGCGTTGCGGGTGGCTGCGAGGGTGCAGCAGAACCAGTCACACCTGACCAACCGACTGACCGAAGGGCGGCTCAACCTCATCAAGCTTCTCGGCGCCGGCCGTGACGCGCCTGTGCGCATGGCCGCCATCAGGTTCATCGGTGAGAACCTGTGTCGGGACAAGCAACCCGTTTGCGGAAGCTGCCCGCTGAGCGACTACTGCCCGACCCGCCCGCAGGAGGACGCAGGAAGCGCAGCCACCTTCGATGCGGCGCTGACTGCAGGCTGA
- a CDS encoding PQQ-binding-like beta-propeller repeat protein encodes MGTRDGNAMSRRQALRLAGTGIGLTVLGAGAWGCTPEEEVGVPGGGATTPGGDKGGDTFTTPPPGTAPKPLWQQNAANDDLAGTHALTVVGDTVVVSGDPLVGRDVVSGKERWSRPGITVPGARLIIGGGTLYLASAEYDGDVVGIDPATGKETWRSRLGKEYEQPRPIAADDRHVYVLAGILEKDFSTPTNVIAAIDTTSGKIAWREQRDKGTEEYGITAAVVGERLAYTDFRENVTVRDTTTGRQLWTKKIGRSNHRRFAVHEDLMIVADGQRLRAFALAGGTERWSLATEEFSAFNDPQVLDGVLYASDSVRGMWAVDPGTGKKIWHNEDLLDTAAEAWQFTKVGGTLYGATEHDEDGGVHAFDAATGKLRWTYNDKTGAIQQWYVAGAGKRLAVMHAKRLYALPAV; translated from the coding sequence ATGGGCACACGTGACGGGAACGCGATGTCACGCCGGCAGGCGCTCAGACTGGCCGGTACGGGGATCGGATTGACGGTGCTGGGGGCAGGCGCCTGGGGATGCACCCCCGAGGAAGAGGTCGGCGTCCCGGGCGGCGGGGCGACAACTCCCGGCGGGGACAAGGGCGGTGACACCTTCACCACTCCACCACCGGGCACCGCGCCGAAGCCGCTGTGGCAGCAGAACGCCGCCAACGACGACCTCGCCGGGACGCACGCGCTCACGGTGGTCGGGGACACGGTCGTGGTGTCGGGCGACCCGCTCGTGGGGCGTGACGTCGTCAGCGGCAAGGAGCGGTGGTCGCGGCCGGGCATCACCGTCCCCGGTGCGCGGCTGATCATCGGCGGCGGGACGCTCTACCTCGCCAGCGCCGAGTACGACGGCGACGTGGTGGGCATCGATCCGGCCACGGGCAAGGAGACCTGGCGCAGTCGCCTGGGCAAGGAGTACGAACAGCCGCGCCCCATCGCGGCCGACGACCGTCACGTCTACGTCCTCGCCGGCATCCTGGAGAAGGACTTCTCGACGCCGACCAACGTGATCGCCGCGATCGACACCACCTCCGGCAAGATCGCCTGGCGTGAGCAGCGCGACAAGGGGACCGAGGAGTACGGCATCACCGCCGCGGTCGTCGGCGAGCGCCTCGCGTACACAGACTTCCGGGAGAACGTGACAGTCCGCGACACGACGACGGGCCGGCAGCTCTGGACGAAGAAGATCGGCAGGTCCAACCACCGCCGCTTCGCCGTTCACGAGGACCTGATGATCGTGGCGGACGGGCAGCGGCTGCGGGCGTTCGCGCTGGCCGGGGGCACGGAGCGCTGGTCGCTCGCGACGGAGGAGTTCAGCGCCTTCAACGATCCGCAGGTCCTGGACGGGGTGCTCTACGCCTCCGACAGCGTGCGCGGCATGTGGGCGGTGGACCCCGGTACGGGCAAGAAGATCTGGCACAACGAGGACCTCCTGGACACGGCGGCGGAGGCGTGGCAGTTCACCAAGGTGGGCGGCACGCTGTACGGCGCGACCGAGCACGACGAGGACGGCGGGGTGCACGCCTTCGACGCGGCGACCGGGAAGCTGCGCTGGACGTACAACGACAAGACCGGCGCCATCCAGCAGTGGTACGTGGCCGGCGCGGGCAAGCGGCTGGCCGTGATGCACGCGAAGCGGCTGTACGCGCTGCCGGCCGTCTGA